In Leopardus geoffroyi isolate Oge1 chromosome D1, O.geoffroyi_Oge1_pat1.0, whole genome shotgun sequence, the genomic stretch CTCTCCAGGTGGCCCCGGGGAGCAGTAGCATCAAACTGGGCGTTGGGCTTTGCCAACAGCAAGGGCAGGGCAACAGCGAATCCTGCCATATCCACTGGAAAGGGCCTGTTGGGCTCCCATGCCGTGTGGAAGCCCACAACCCGGCCATCCTGTACCCGAGGGCCCTCAAATCGCAGGCCGCCTACCAGCCCCACAGGCCACACTGAGACACCACGGGTCCAGCGCATCTATGAGAGGTCAGAAGAGACGAAACAGACACGGGGTGGCCCAGGGACAAGGGAGCAGCAGGAAGAACCGCTGGGGTCACTCTGGCCCACTGCTCCCCCTCCTCACACAGCAGCCTAGAGCAACACTGGTAACCAGGGCAACAGGCAAAGCTGCCCCGCCTGGCCTCTCTCCcgatccccgccccccctcccccccccccccccaacctccggTGCTCACCTCTTCAAAGAGCTCCCGGCTGTAGGTGTTGTCATCATCAGCAAAGTATACGACTCCCCGGGTGCCGGCTGGGGGGGGGTCCTTCTCTCCCCCGACGGCGCCCCCTCCTCTCCGGAGCCAGTCCAGGGCCCTGTTCCGTTGTTCTACACCACGGGGCCGAACCCAGCCTGGCTCACCCTCCCTGAGCCGCTGGGCCTTGGGGGTGAGGACTGCCAGGTGTGTGAAGAGGAGGCCCGAGGCCGCCAGCAGCCCAGAGACCAATGGGGTGGGGCCTTCAGCATCCTCCACCAGCAGCCAGTGCAGCCGGGGCACCAGGCTCAGCGTCTGGGACAGCCGCACAAGCTCTGCTTTTTGCACCAGCCTgcagggggagagaagaggaggagggcgaGGGGTGGGCACCGTTTACTCACTCCAGCCAGTATGCATAGCTTCTCCTGAGCCCCTTCTAGTATCCCCCGCGGTCTTTCCCCAGCCAACATCCAAACTCCTTTTCTCGCTTGTCAATTTCACACTGCATTCATTCACCTCCCCTGTTCGTACAGCCCGTGTCTGTCACTCGCCTCAACCCAAGGGCTCTGGCTGTGGGAGACTACACGTTAAGGggcacaggctttggaatcagctCTGGGTTTGAATGCCAGTTCTGTTACTTATTAGGTAAGACACTGGGGGGAAATGGGTCAGATCTCCCCAAACCTGTTTCCTCTGCTATCAAATGGGATGGACAGTTCTTTACAACAATGTCATCTTGAAGATTAAATTATAATGACTTTCTAAAATACCCTTAGGACCAGGTCCTCTTCCTCCTGTGCTTGGGTTTCCAGATAGAGGTATTTAGAGGAGTCCTTTGCCTCCTTCCACTCCAGGGAATTTTCCAGAGTTTAGACAAGAAACTGGGAAGGTGTGGCCCAGTTTATCCTTCTAGGCTTCTTGATCCTTCAGATCAGTCTGTCCGTCCCAGGGTTGGTGCTGCATGTGTGTAAGGGGACGGGGTTGACAGCTGGCTGTGCCTAGATGGGTCAGCCATCTGATTCCAGGGAGGAGTTAGTAGGCTCTTTAGCGACAGACCCAAAACCATGTTCCCCAGTTGGTTTGTATCAATAATAAagctatattttaataaaaaaaaaattaaaaaaaaaaaagtaggagtgcctgggtggctcagtcggttgagcgcccgacttcggctcaggtcatgatctcgcagttcatgagttcgagccccgtgttgggctctgcgctgacagctcagaacctggagcctgcttcggattctgtgtctccctctctctctctctctctgcccttcccccactcattctctgtctctctctgtctcagaaataaataaacattaaaaattaaaaaaaaaaaaaaaagaaaggagagcccttagcacagtgcctggtagaGAGTAAACACACTGTAAATCACAGCTGGCGTAACTGGTATGACATAAGGCCAAGGCCTTTTCTATTTCAATTGAGTCAGGGGAGCTCAAGCTTTCTCCCCAAAGGATCCCTGAGAGAGAGTGAACTCGGGCAAGCTCAACGTTTCTTTGAAACTATATGGCTCTATCTTAAACTTTGGCAGGAGCTGTGTATTCTATTTCACAGTGTACCCCTGTCCATTTCAATGGAAAAACAACCATTTTCTCACACATCTTTGAGGAAAGATGTGGCTCATTTATCCTGTCACTTGGCATGCCCTAGTTTGAGAAACACCCCCTGGCCCGGTGACTCCCcagactcctccccaccccccacctcctggccAGTGCCAGGCCTCCTGGGCGTACCAGAGCCCGTACCTGGCGTAGGTGGGGGTAACAACATAGATAGTAGGCAGGGCCTCAGGTtcagggggctgggcaggggcagggggtgggcgaCGGAGATCAGCCTGCAGCTGGGAAATCCTCAGATCCTTCTGCCGAAGCTGTTCTGCTGCTGCccgcaggggagggaggcagtcaCATGGCTGGCCTGGTCCCAGGAAgcagggatgggggcagagaaCCACACACAGCACGTTGAGCATCCCAGAGGGGCATAACCTTCTCGTTCAACTCCTAGCCAGTGCAGTCATCTCCTGACAACTTCCCCAACAGCCTCTTCTACATCCCTGGTGGTCTCAATCAGCAGCCCTCTCCAACTTCAATACATTCCATCTGTTGCAGCTTTCATTCCGATATCGAGCTGGTCATCTGCCTCCATCCTTTCTACCTGCTGGTCCTAATGTTGCCTTCTGGAGCCATAAAGAAGTCAATCTCCTGAAACAGGGCAGTCTTTTAAATACCTGAGGATCAAAGCCTGGTCTCTAAATCTCCGAGTAAGAGGCAACATTCAATCTGTTCCCTTGGCTATGTAACCAAAGACTCATAAAATTCATTGATTCCGTtattggataaatatttattgaatgctccTGGTAGAAGGCACAGCCTTAGGTGCTGGGGATCCAGCAGGGAGTAAagcagacatggtccctgccttcgCGGAGCTTTCAGTTTAGTGGAGGAGGCAGACACTGAGCAAAGAAACACATTAGTAAAATCGTTACAAATTGTGATAAGGGCCACGAGGGAAACATTTAAGatagagaataaaagagaatccagaaaaaagaagagttaatctagctaaggtggtcagggaaggcctctctgaggcggtgacatttgagctgagacctgaaggatgagaaagagGCGGCCAGGAAAGAGCTGGGAGAAAAGCACTGCAGCCAGAAGGAACAGGTTAAGAGCTTGAGGCAGCAGTGAGCGTGGGCTTTTCGAGAAACTGTCATGCAGCTTGTGTGGCCGGAGCAGAGCGAGCGAGTGGGGAAGGAAATGGGGTTGGAAAGGAGGACGGCAACAGATCATGCGGGGGCCTTGCGGACTCTGGGAAGGAGTCTGCATCTCATCCGAGGTGCGGTGGGAAGCCGCGGTGCGTTCTAGAGAGGGGAGTGCGCCCGGCGGCCCCAGAGGGCTGTCGGAGGGCCGAGCCGGCTGAATGGTGTCTGCGCGGGGGCTCATCCCCAGGGCGGGATGCAAGGCGGCTGGCGCCCTCGGACGGGCCCGccgcacccccgccccgccccgctcaCCGAGCTGCACCAGCGCGTAGAGGAGGCCGGCGATCGACACCAGGAAGTAGGCGAGAAACACGTTCTTCAGCTTCAGCTTCATGGCCGTGCCGCCGCCGGCGCCCGGGCAGGCGGGGTCCCGGGGACACGAGgggtccccgccccccacccgccaGCCTGCAGACCCCGCCCCTGCAGCGGCCCCGCCCCGCGTCCCGCCTTCCTCACGCTCCTCTCCACCGGCTCCCGGGAGCTGGGGCCGACAGCGCCCGCCCGTGCCCACTTCCGGTCAGTCTGCACACCGCCCCCCGGGTTAATTTCCGGTCCCACAGCCTAGTTCTGGGAACCACGGGAGTGGGTGACGTCATATCCGGCGTGTCGCGCTCGCGTGGCGGGCAGTCAGAAGCCCGGTGGGAGCGACGTTGAAACCTTCCCCTTGAACGCCAGTCCCTGTGTCTAGATTTCCtccttattttcattcattcattcatcagtcacaGCACCCAGTAACAGTTTAACAAACACTCGTCACACGAATGAATGAAATCTGGGACTTCTCACGTGCCAGGCCTGCGCTCTGGGTGTCTGTCATGCATTCCTCACTAGAATCCTGACATAGGTggtattgtccccattttacagacaagtaACCAAGGTTGGCAAAAACTGCGAAATTGCCATGATGCAGTATGCTACCCCTTCTAGATCTGTACTGTTTCCTCTGACCATTTCTTAAACAGGTGACAATAGGGGGGAGTAGGGAGTGGGGTGCAAGGCAGTGGGCCACCTCCCAAAAAATCGGAAGTGGTTCTtgatggttaagcgtccaactttggctc encodes the following:
- the B3GAT3 gene encoding galactosylgalactosylxylosylprotein 3-beta-glucuronosyltransferase 3; amino-acid sequence: MKLKLKNVFLAYFLVSIAGLLYALVQLGQPCDCLPPLRAAAEQLRQKDLRISQLQADLRRPPPAPAQPPEPEALPTIYVVTPTYARLVQKAELVRLSQTLSLVPRLHWLLVEDAEGPTPLVSGLLAASGLLFTHLAVLTPKAQRLREGEPGWVRPRGVEQRNRALDWLRRGGGAVGGEKDPPPAGTRGVVYFADDDNTYSRELFEEMRWTRGVSVWPVGLVGGLRFEGPRVQDGRVVGFHTAWEPNRPFPVDMAGFAVALPLLLAKPNAQFDATAPRGHLESSLLSHLVDPKDLEPRAANCTRVLVWHTRTEKPKMKQEEQLQRQGRGSDPAVEV